CACCATGGACAGAATTCAATTTCTATACTTGAAGAACCACCATCATGAATGATTAAACCGTATGTATTATCTTTATCCGAAAAAATGATTATTTTGTCAGGACATGCAAACGGATTGATATGCATGTCACATTTGAAATTTGCATGGTAATCCATATACTCACAACAATGTTGTTTCTCCATATTCAACCTCTTTTCCAAAAGTAAACGGACCCGATTTCGGCACACTTGGCGCCTTTATTGGATAGGTTCGTTCCAACACTTCACAGTTCCAATCATTGTCTATTTTAATCGAAACGTTGCATAAGTGCGACGTCATCCATGAAAAGTATGTGACAGGTACCACAGCTTATTTTAATGCAAAAACTTTATAGTCTGTACGGATTCATTGAGATACATGGTATGATTTCTCTTGAAATCAATTTCAGAGGTGTTGAAGTATGGATTATGGTCAATTTAAACAGAAAATCAGTATAGTAAAAATACAAAATATGCTAAAAAAGGTTGGTGAAAATAAATGAAACATATTTTATTAGTTGAAGATGATTTGGAAATTGCGAAAAACCTCGCTCTTCTACTCCGCTCTGAAGGGTTTACCATCACCCATGCTGCGACGCAAAAAGAAGCCATACTCATGCTTGCTGCGCAGAAATATGACTTGGCATTGCTTGATATTTCCCTTCCTGATGGCAACGGCTTTGCAGTTTGCACGGATATCAAGCAAACTCAGAACATTCCAGTAATCTTTCTGACAGCTTCTGGCGATGAAGGTAGTGTTGTAACGGGGCTGAATATAGGGGCTGATGACTATGTTACTAAACCTTTTCGCCCACGCGAATTGATTGCTCGAATTGGAACAGCTTTACGAAAAAACGGACATTCTCCAATTGTCTTTGAAATGGGGGATGTTCATGTTGACCCATCGAGTGGGGTTGTCAAAAAAAACGGGCAAGAAGTTTTTCTTTCTGCTCTGGAATACCGATTATTATTAGTGTTTATAAATAACTCTAAAAGTATTATCACGCGCGACAGGCTATTGGACGAATTATGGGATGCATCGGGCGAGTTTGTAACGAACAATACCCTAACCGTCTATATAAAACGCCTAAGAGAAAAAATTGAGACAAATCCTGGCAACCCGCGATATATTTTAACTGTTCGTGGTACAGGATACCGACTAGGAGCTAGCTATGTTGCGGAATAGGGAGATTCGGCAATTTACACTTTTATTTACCGGCATCACAATCATTACCGCCATTTTAGGTTTTACTATTCAGCCCGTAGCTGGCCTATTAATACTTTCTACTTGTGTTGCGTTTGGTACCTTATTTTTCTTATTTACAAAAGCGCATTATAAAAGGATTACACAAATTTCAGAGCAAATTAATTTAGTGCTGCATAATACCGATCATTTGTTTATTAGTAATGCAGAAGAAGGCGAACTGTCTATTTTGCAAAATGAAATCACTAAAATGACGCTTCGCATACGAGAACAAAATGAAGCACTGAAAAAAGAGAAGATATATCTAGCTGATTCACTAGCCGATATTGCACACCAACTACGTACACCGCTAACTTCAGCGAATTTGATTGTATCTTTACTGAAAAACAACCCAGCTGAACATGAGCGTAAAACGTTGCTATGGGATATACAAAAATTATTTGTACAAATGGATTGGCTATTAACCTCTCTGTTGAAATTATCACGTTTAGATGCAGATATTGTAAATTTCAAAATGGAACCATTAGATGTCGCAACCTTAATAAAGGATTCGTTTCATCCATTTCTTATGTCGATGGATTTACATAATATTACGCCTCAAGTTAATATAGCGGACAGACTAGTTATTCATGGAGATTTCGGTTGGCTTTCAGAGGCCATTCAAAATATTTTAAAAAATTGCATTGAAAGTACAGGCGATAACGGGACGATTCAAATTGCTTGTGAGGAAAATATGCTGTTTACAGAAATTACCTTGCATGATAGTGGACCAGGTTTTAAAAAAGAAGATGTACCCTACTTATTTGAACGATTTTACCGTGGGAAAAATACGAGCACAACAGGATATGGCATTGGCCTCGCGCTTTGCAAAACCATTATTACCCGCCAAGGAGGGACGATTAGTGCCAAAAATCATCCGCAAGGAGGGGCAATTTTTTCTATTCGTTTCCCAAAGTGACGAATCTCTCACTTTAAAGTCACGAAGATGTAAGTTAAAAATTCTATTATAAGGGTACAGCACAAAAGGAGGCTCACATAATGGAGTTTTTAAAAATTGAAAACTTATGTAAAACATATGGGCAAGGTGAAAATCAAGTAACAGCATTGGACAATGTTTCACTTACGATAGAAAAAGGGGAATTTACTGCCATTATCGGTTCATCTGGTTCAGGTAAATCGACATTACTACATGCAATTGCTGGCGTAGATGTACCGACAAGCGGAAAAATTTACTTGAACGGACAAGATGTGTATGCTCAAAATCATGAAAAACTTGCAATTTTCCGACGTCGAGAAGTTGGTCTGATTTATCAATTTCATAACCTTATTCCTACGTTGAATGTCGTAGAAAATATCACATTACCGATTTTGATGGATCGACGCAATGTGAATGAAGAACGATTAATGGACTTATTAGACCTACTTGGCCTCAAAGAGCGAAAAAACCATTTACCAAATCAACTATCAGGTGGTCAGCAGCAACGTGTTGCGATTGGACGTGCACTGATGAACGCACCTGCCGTGATGTTAGCTGACGAACCTACGGGTAGTTTAGATAGCAAAAATGGGCATGAAATTATGCGTTTGTTAAAATCCAGCCACGAAAAATATCAGCAAACGCTGATTGTAGTTACGCATGATGAAAATATCGCTCTACAAGCGGATCGGATTATTTCCATGTCTGATGGCAAAGTCATTCGAGATGAGAAACGGGTGGCAAGATAATGAATATTTTCAATAAAGTCGCCTTGCAAAGCTTACTAAAAAACCGCACGCGAACGATTGTGACCATTATTGGCGTTATTTTATCTGCCGCAATGATTACAGGCGTTACGACTTTTGCGACCACCCTGCAAAACTACATGATTAATGGCTCAATTATAAAATATGGTGATTGGCACGTTGGATTTTCTGATGTTGACGCTACATTTATCGAACAACAAAATGAAGATAATCGAATAGCCAACACCATTACCTTTGAAAACATTGGTTATGCCAAACTGGAGGAAGGTAAAAACGTCAACAAGCCGTATTTATTTATTGCTGGCTTCGACCAAGACACTTATGCCCATTTACCAATAACACTTACTTCTGGTCGATACCCTAAAAATGACACAGAAATTCTCATTCCTTCGCACCTTAAGGAAAATGGGGGCGTGACGATTTCTGTTGGTAATACCCTTGCACTGAATGTTGGAAGACGTATAAGCAATGATAAACAGCTCTCACAATATGACCCTTATCTTTCAACTAATCCAGAAAGCTTTGTAGCTGAGCGTCAGAAAAACTACACAGTCGTTGGGACATTTAAACGACCTGGATTCGAAGAGGTAAAGGCACCTGGTTATACGTTAATTACAACAACTGATGCTATGAAAAAAGCGAGTAGCTTTAGTACCTTTATTAAAATGAAAAGTCCTCGTAAAGCACATGATTATGCAGATGAATTCGCAACTGACCATCAATTTGTTACAAATGACAACGTGTTACGATTTATGGGTCTGTCAAATGATAAAACATTTAATCGTCTACTCTACTCGATTGGTGGCATTTTAGTTGCCTTAATTATGCTCGGTTCAGTTTTCCTTATATACAATGCGTTTTCCATTTCGTTAAACGAACGTATGCGACAATATGGGATTTTGATGTCAGTAGGTGCAACGGCAAAACAGTTACGAAATTCCGTATTATTTGAAGGGCTTTGTATTGGCGCTGTTGGTATACCAATCGGTGTGTTAGTTGGCATCCCAAGTATCAAGGGTGTCCTATCTCTTGTGTCGGAAAATTTTGGAAATATCGCCTATGATAATGTACCTTTAACTTTGACAGTTTCGATGCCTATAATCATTGCCGCAGTAGTCATTAGTTTGGTGACCATTTTAATTTCAGCTTATATCCCAGCACGCAAAGCTGCCAACACTCCTGTTATGGCTTGTATTCGTCAAACAAATGAAATTAAAGTGGAATCAAAAGCAATTAATACGTCTAAATGGATGGAGCGGATTTACGGCTTAGAGCGTACACTTGCGCTTAAAAACTTTAAGCGAAACAGAAGACGCTATCGCAGTATCGTCCTATCACTTACATTAAGTGTTGTTATGTTTGTATCGTCTAGCGCATTCAAAACAACGCTTCAACAGGCTGCAGAGTCATCTGTTGTCAATACGGATTACGATATTATGTTTTTTAGTGAGAACATGAAAGAAAACGATTCATTTCAGCTATTTGACAAACTACAAAACGTAGATGGCGTTTATAAAGGCTCTTATCAATCTATGATGGAATATAAAAGTGAAATTAACTTAAATGATTTCTCAGCAGACTACCGTCAAGCAGCAGGTTATGTCG
This DNA window, taken from Lysinibacillus sp. FSL M8-0337, encodes the following:
- a CDS encoding HAMP domain-containing sensor histidine kinase, whose protein sequence is MLRNREIRQFTLLFTGITIITAILGFTIQPVAGLLILSTCVAFGTLFFLFTKAHYKRITQISEQINLVLHNTDHLFISNAEEGELSILQNEITKMTLRIREQNEALKKEKIYLADSLADIAHQLRTPLTSANLIVSLLKNNPAEHERKTLLWDIQKLFVQMDWLLTSLLKLSRLDADIVNFKMEPLDVATLIKDSFHPFLMSMDLHNITPQVNIADRLVIHGDFGWLSEAIQNILKNCIESTGDNGTIQIACEENMLFTEITLHDSGPGFKKEDVPYLFERFYRGKNTSTTGYGIGLALCKTIITRQGGTISAKNHPQGGAIFSIRFPK
- a CDS encoding ABC transporter permease; the encoded protein is MNIFNKVALQSLLKNRTRTIVTIIGVILSAAMITGVTTFATTLQNYMINGSIIKYGDWHVGFSDVDATFIEQQNEDNRIANTITFENIGYAKLEEGKNVNKPYLFIAGFDQDTYAHLPITLTSGRYPKNDTEILIPSHLKENGGVTISVGNTLALNVGRRISNDKQLSQYDPYLSTNPESFVAERQKNYTVVGTFKRPGFEEVKAPGYTLITTTDAMKKASSFSTFIKMKSPRKAHDYADEFATDHQFVTNDNVLRFMGLSNDKTFNRLLYSIGGILVALIMLGSVFLIYNAFSISLNERMRQYGILMSVGATAKQLRNSVLFEGLCIGAVGIPIGVLVGIPSIKGVLSLVSENFGNIAYDNVPLTLTVSMPIIIAAVVISLVTILISAYIPARKAANTPVMACIRQTNEIKVESKAINTSKWMERIYGLERTLALKNFKRNRRRYRSIVLSLTLSVVMFVSSSAFKTTLQQAAESSVVNTDYDIMFFSENMKENDSFQLFDKLQNVDGVYKGSYQSMMEYKSEINLNDFSADYRQAAGYVEHDKTIDVPLDMQFLEDSVYLDFIKSQGLDIAEYTGENAKVIAVAKMKNKTATASEKDNILDMFTKQSMNLVITPNANTGTILNEGRNVAITFVDTYPVDPLPKLPSEVRPYTFMIVAPYQLMDTWALADVPMDWGLTFLSKDASQSVDEMKKIIELEETSYEYSIYNANEIFDQNRNIIFIIDLFTIVFVIMMSLIAIANVFNTISTNIRLRRRELAMLRSVGMSNRDFNKMMRFECVLYGFQTLLIGLPISGILAWLIYKGMFIGGAEVAFTFPWSSMGISVLGVFLVIFITTMYALRMIKKENIVDALRDDMN
- a CDS encoding response regulator transcription factor, giving the protein MKHILLVEDDLEIAKNLALLLRSEGFTITHAATQKEAILMLAAQKYDLALLDISLPDGNGFAVCTDIKQTQNIPVIFLTASGDEGSVVTGLNIGADDYVTKPFRPRELIARIGTALRKNGHSPIVFEMGDVHVDPSSGVVKKNGQEVFLSALEYRLLLVFINNSKSIITRDRLLDELWDASGEFVTNNTLTVYIKRLREKIETNPGNPRYILTVRGTGYRLGASYVAE
- a CDS encoding ABC transporter ATP-binding protein, whose product is MEFLKIENLCKTYGQGENQVTALDNVSLTIEKGEFTAIIGSSGSGKSTLLHAIAGVDVPTSGKIYLNGQDVYAQNHEKLAIFRRREVGLIYQFHNLIPTLNVVENITLPILMDRRNVNEERLMDLLDLLGLKERKNHLPNQLSGGQQQRVAIGRALMNAPAVMLADEPTGSLDSKNGHEIMRLLKSSHEKYQQTLIVVTHDENIALQADRIISMSDGKVIRDEKRVAR